The following coding sequences are from one Panicum hallii strain FIL2 chromosome 5, PHallii_v3.1, whole genome shotgun sequence window:
- the LOC112893845 gene encoding uncharacterized protein LOC112893845 — protein MTQKQTLFKGQSKKKTVPPNRHGKAPHVRKGKRVVKPTKFTKDMDADKELTKFINQCNEIKAANLASKEGGDLNIVKADGDQSKSKK, from the exons ATGACGCAGAAGCAGACCCTGTTCAAGGGCCAGAGCAAGAAGAAGACCGTCCCTCCCAACCGCCACGGCAAGGCGCCCCACGTTCGCAAAG GGAAGAGGGTCGTGAAGCCGACCAAGTTCACCAAGGACATGGACGCCGACAAG GAACTCACCAAGTTCATCAACCAGtgtaatgaaataaaggctgctaATCTTGCTAGTAAAGAAGGCGGCGACCTCAACATAGTGAAGGCGGACGGTGATCAATCTAAATCAAAGAAGTAG
- the LOC112894270 gene encoding hydroxyproline O-arabinosyltransferase 3-like, whose translation MNAAARKAAGGGGGMGRAPALVLALVAAGAFLISYNFFAMLLRGGGASAAAGARDPVVAMPAWMREAAGREARRRPFHVALTATDAAYSRWQCRVMYYWYKRMQAQPGGEAMGGFTRVLHSGKPDGLMDEIPTFVVDPLPAGKDHGYVVLNRPWAFVQWLQKAKIEEEYILMAEPDHIFVKPLPNLANDNNPAAFPFFYITPSEHEKIIRKYYPKERGPVTDIDPIGNSPVIIKKTVLEKIAPTWMNVSIQMKEDEETDKKFGWVLEMYAYAVASALHGVQHILRKDFMIQPPFDTKLGNTFIIHFTYGCDYSLKGELTYGKIGEWRFDKRSFQNGPPPRNLTLPPPGVPESVVTLVKKVNEASANLPRWDDGI comes from the exons ATGAACGCGGCGGCGCGGAAGGCcgctggcggcggtggcggcatgGGGCGCGCGCCGGCGCTCGTGCTGGCGctggtggcggcgggggcgttCCTGATCTCCTACAACTTCTTCGCCATGCtgctccgcggcggcggcgccagcgCGGCCGCGGGGGCGAGGGACCCGGTGGTGGCGATGCCGGCGTGGatgcgcgaggcggcgggccgcgaggcgcggcggcgcccgTTCCACGTGGCGCTCACGGCCACGGACGCGGCCTACAGCCGGTGGCAGTGCCGGGTCATGTACTACTGGTACAAGCGGATGCAGGCGCAGCCGGGAGGGGAGGCCATGGGCGGGTTCACGCGCGTGCTGCACTCGGGGAAGCCCGACGGGCTCATGGACGAGATCCCCACCTTCGTCGTCGACCCGCTGCCCGCCGGCAAGGACCAC GGATATGTGGTCCTGAATAGGCCATGGGCATTTGTGCAGTGGCTTCAGAAAGCAAAAATTGAAGAAGA GTACATACTAATGGCAGAACCAGATCATATATTTGTCAAACCTTTACCAAATTTGGCCAATGATAACAATCCAGCGGCATTCCCCTTCTTTTACATCACACCATCAGAACATGAAAAAATTATCAGGAAATACTATCCTAAAGAAAGAGGTCCTGTCACAGATATCGATCCTATTGGGAATTCTCCTGTAATCATTAAGAAG ACAGTGCTTGAGAAGATTGCCCCAACATGGATGAATGTGTCGATACAAATGAAAGAGGATGAGGAGACAGATAAAAAATTTGGTTGGGTCTTGGAAAT GTACGCATATGCTGTTGCCAGCGCATTGCATGGGGTTCAGCATATCCTTCGTAAAGACTTCATGATTCAG CCGCCGTTTGATACGAAGCTTGGGAACACATTTATCATCCATTTCACCTATGGATGTGATTATTCACTCAAG GGTGAACTGACGTATGGAAAAATTGGTGAATGGCGATTTGACAAACGGTCATTCCAAAATGGGCCACCACCAAGGAATCTGACGTTACCCCCGCCTGGAGTCCCAGAAAGTGTG GTTACGCTAGTAAAAAAGGTCAATGAAGCTAGCGCAAACCTTCCTCGCTGGGATGATGGAATATAA